Proteins from one Mycobacterium adipatum genomic window:
- a CDS encoding GtrA family protein: protein MSFADATIARLPRPIRPFAERHHELIKFALVGATTFVIDSAIFYTLKLTILEPKPVTAKIIAGIVAVIASYILNREWSFKDRGGRERHHEALLFFGVSGVGVVLAMAPLYFSSYVLGLRVPEVSLTVENIADFIAAYIIGNLLQMAFRFWAFRRWVFPDEHARNPEKALESTLTAGGIAEAFEDHAEQHHLGQRAGHGVDDNTVTPLRRRVRDADQLGDSSESRVSKTS, encoded by the coding sequence GTGTCCTTCGCTGATGCCACGATTGCGCGGCTACCCCGCCCGATCCGGCCCTTCGCCGAGCGGCACCATGAGCTCATCAAGTTCGCCCTCGTGGGAGCGACGACGTTCGTCATCGACTCGGCGATCTTCTACACGCTCAAGCTGACCATTCTCGAGCCCAAGCCGGTGACGGCCAAGATCATCGCCGGCATCGTGGCGGTCATCGCGTCCTACATCCTGAACCGGGAATGGAGCTTCAAGGACCGTGGCGGCCGCGAACGCCACCACGAGGCGCTGCTGTTCTTCGGGGTCAGCGGCGTCGGCGTGGTGCTGGCCATGGCCCCGCTGTACTTCTCCAGCTACGTGCTGGGCCTGCGCGTCCCCGAGGTGTCGCTGACGGTGGAGAACATCGCCGACTTCATCGCCGCCTACATCATCGGCAACCTGCTCCAGATGGCGTTCCGGTTCTGGGCGTTCCGTCGCTGGGTGTTCCCCGACGAGCACGCCCGCAACCCGGAGAAGGCCCTGGAGTCCACCCTCACCGCCGGCGGTATCGCCGAAGCCTTCGAGGACCACGCCGAGCAGCACCACCTCGGTCAGCGCGCCGGTCACGGCGTCGACGACAACACCGTGACCCCGCTACGCCGGCGGGTCCGCGACGCCGATCAGCTCGGTGACTCCTCGGAATCGAGGGTGTCGAAGACTTCGTGA
- a CDS encoding PH domain-containing protein, which yields MGYPENVLARDEHVVLHRHPHWKRLLGPALVLLVATALAAFGAGWVNQTDWDVNAKRIIFGVIAALWLVLVGWLSIWPFLTWWTTHFVITDRRVMFRHGLLTRSGIDIPLARINSVEFKHGVLDRMLRTGTLIIESASQDPLEFYDIPRVEQVHSLLYHEVFDTLDSEESPS from the coding sequence GTGGGCTATCCGGAGAACGTGCTGGCCAGAGACGAGCATGTGGTGCTGCACCGGCATCCGCACTGGAAGCGGCTGCTCGGGCCGGCGCTGGTGCTGCTGGTGGCCACCGCGCTGGCCGCGTTCGGTGCCGGCTGGGTCAATCAGACCGACTGGGACGTCAACGCCAAGCGGATCATCTTCGGCGTGATCGCCGCGCTCTGGCTGGTGCTCGTCGGCTGGCTGAGCATCTGGCCATTCCTGACGTGGTGGACAACGCATTTCGTGATCACCGACCGCCGGGTGATGTTCCGCCACGGCCTGTTGACCCGCAGCGGTATCGACATCCCGCTGGCCCGGATCAACAGCGTCGAATTCAAGCACGGTGTGCTGGACCGGATGCTGCGCACCGGAACGCTGATCATCGAGTCCGCGTCACAGGACCCACTGGAGTTCTACGACATTCCGCGCGTCGAGCAGGTGCATTCGCTGCTCTATCACGAAGTCTTCGACACCCTCGATTCCGAGGAGTCACCGAGCTGA
- a CDS encoding biotin--[acetyl-CoA-carboxylase] ligase, whose protein sequence is MTAERLPLDRDALRADLCAPWDRLAIVAETGSTNADLIARAAAGEDIAGAVLLAEHQSAGRGRGGRAWTAVPRGLVIVSVGISAHGVDEQQWGLLPLLAGVAVADTLAAIGIRAGVKWPNDVLVGGAKIAGILAEVASPKPVVVLGIGLNVEVLPEEIGQPQATSVRALGVGAERTEIARILLRELGTRVRDWQSGAAAALLSDYRERSATVGRPVRALLPGGREIVGTATAVDAQGRLCIATDEATEVVAAADIVHLRPLSGEVFE, encoded by the coding sequence ATGACTGCTGAACGGCTGCCGTTGGACCGCGACGCCCTGCGCGCCGACCTGTGCGCACCGTGGGATCGGCTCGCCATCGTCGCCGAGACGGGATCGACCAACGCCGATCTGATCGCGCGGGCCGCCGCCGGCGAGGACATCGCCGGGGCGGTGCTGCTGGCCGAGCATCAGAGTGCCGGACGCGGGCGCGGCGGGCGGGCCTGGACCGCGGTGCCGCGCGGACTGGTCATCGTGTCGGTCGGGATCTCGGCGCACGGCGTCGACGAACAGCAGTGGGGGCTGCTGCCGCTGCTGGCCGGTGTCGCCGTCGCGGACACCCTGGCCGCGATCGGTATCCGGGCCGGCGTGAAGTGGCCCAACGACGTCCTGGTCGGCGGGGCGAAGATCGCCGGCATCCTCGCCGAGGTGGCATCGCCCAAGCCGGTCGTGGTGCTGGGCATCGGCCTCAACGTGGAGGTGCTGCCCGAGGAGATCGGGCAGCCCCAGGCCACCTCCGTACGCGCGCTCGGGGTGGGCGCCGAGCGCACCGAGATCGCGCGGATACTGCTGCGTGAGCTGGGCACCCGCGTCCGGGACTGGCAGTCCGGTGCGGCCGCGGCGCTGCTGTCGGACTACCGGGAGCGCAGTGCCACCGTGGGCAGACCGGTGCGCGCGCTGCTGCCCGGCGGCCGGGAGATCGTGGGGACCGCCACGGCGGTCGATGCCCAGGGCCGGCTGTGCATCGCCACCGATGAGGCCACCGAGGTCGTCGCCGCCGCCGATATTGTGCATTTGCGCCCGCTATCCGGCGAGGTGTTTGAGTAG
- a CDS encoding lipase family protein — MRLSRGNDRPRWLARTAVAVTVIVVVLAQLLLGRALLPFAVPLGLEFVNSFPSAGGAPVAIDTADITDAGPGSLVTATTMPGVTRRVEARNLRAARVLYRSTFGDTGEPTVVSGSVFTPKGPAPPGGWPVVAIGHGTVGIDNPCAPSLSDTMLGALAFVTPFIDRGFAVAVPDYQGLGAKGIHPYLDARTAGLNMIDSVRALRHTFGEVSTKWLGFGHSQGGAATWAANEQAAVYAPELRLLGTVAAAPAADVSGFADKSMRGGLTSDQLLAMPVIVESLARIHPELQRDDFRAGAAEQYWSVLTACQAPQIYQRQAAAEHLRQQDVAPQSAAAADQLRELLRAWALPQRPLSAPLSVWYGGADTLVDAEWTAAAIARACAMGGTVTVQFEPDKGHAGVDLASQLDWMAKRFADQPVPNDC, encoded by the coding sequence GTGCGGCTTTCCCGAGGCAACGACCGGCCGCGTTGGCTCGCACGGACAGCGGTCGCCGTCACGGTCATCGTCGTCGTCCTCGCCCAGCTTCTGCTCGGCCGGGCACTGCTGCCGTTCGCGGTGCCACTGGGTCTGGAGTTCGTGAACAGCTTCCCGTCCGCCGGCGGGGCGCCGGTGGCCATCGACACCGCCGATATCACCGACGCCGGCCCCGGCTCACTGGTCACGGCGACCACCATGCCGGGGGTCACCCGCCGGGTGGAAGCGCGCAACCTCCGCGCCGCGCGGGTGCTGTACCGGTCCACATTCGGTGACACCGGCGAGCCCACGGTGGTCTCGGGTTCGGTGTTCACGCCCAAAGGGCCGGCGCCGCCGGGTGGCTGGCCGGTGGTCGCCATCGGCCACGGCACCGTCGGCATCGACAACCCGTGCGCACCGTCGCTGTCGGACACCATGCTCGGTGCGCTGGCGTTCGTGACGCCGTTCATCGATCGCGGGTTCGCGGTGGCGGTGCCCGACTATCAGGGCTTGGGCGCCAAGGGAATCCATCCGTATCTCGATGCCAGGACCGCAGGTCTGAACATGATCGACAGCGTGCGTGCGCTGCGTCATACCTTCGGGGAGGTGTCCACGAAATGGCTGGGCTTCGGTCATTCCCAGGGCGGGGCGGCCACCTGGGCGGCCAATGAGCAGGCCGCGGTGTACGCGCCCGAACTGCGGTTGCTCGGTACGGTGGCGGCGGCGCCGGCCGCCGATGTCAGCGGTTTCGCGGACAAGTCGATGCGCGGCGGGCTCACCTCCGACCAACTGCTGGCCATGCCGGTCATCGTCGAATCGTTGGCCCGGATCCACCCGGAGCTGCAGCGCGACGACTTCCGGGCGGGGGCAGCCGAGCAGTACTGGTCGGTGCTCACCGCATGCCAGGCCCCGCAGATCTACCAGCGCCAGGCCGCCGCCGAGCATCTGCGCCAGCAGGATGTGGCACCGCAGTCGGCCGCGGCGGCCGACCAGTTGCGCGAGCTGCTCCGCGCCTGGGCACTGCCGCAGCGGCCGCTGTCGGCACCACTGTCGGTCTGGTACGGCGGGGCCGATACCCTGGTCGACGCGGAGTGGACAGCAGCGGCCATCGCGCGCGCATGTGCCATGGGAGGAACGGTGACGGTGCAGTTCGAACCGGACAAGGGCCACGCGGGTGTCGATCTCGCGAGCCAATTGGATTGGATGGCAAAGAGATTCGCCGATCAGCCGGTGCCGAATGACTGCTGA
- a CDS encoding sugar transferase, with amino-acid sequence MTLVRETEPPIALVSPAPARDGDGLQWQRRYGLALLITDVVVVGAAMACAQMVRLGRPVTDFDPLTKYFGLLSVIFGLIWLGLLTAYRSRSPRIVGAGIEEYRRVLSATLATIGVVAVTLMIFRPEYARGYLALAFPLGLVFLVLGRAACRRVLGWYRKRGQCVNSVVAVGNAAAVRSLVQSLDRAWGYGYSVVGVCLTGRVGGGTLDVPGVGPLPILGDEHQVEEAIVKANADTVALTTTEHLGPEGVRELSWDLDRLGVDLVVSPGMVDVAGPRLTMRPVAGLNLIHVEKPQYSGTTKVQKRAFDIFVSLAVLTAAFPLLLVSAIAIKLTSRGPVFYLSERIGLDGKPFQMIKLRTMVENADKMVAGLADMNEMDGGVLFKIRRDPRVTAVGRILRRYSIDELPQFINVLRKDMSVVGPRPPLPCEADAYTDQVRRRLLVLPGITGLWQVSGRADLSWDDSVRLDLSYVENWSISGDLLIAIKTVRTVLGGTGAY; translated from the coding sequence GTGACGCTGGTGAGAGAGACGGAACCGCCGATCGCTCTGGTGAGCCCGGCGCCCGCCCGCGACGGCGACGGGCTGCAGTGGCAGCGCCGCTACGGGTTGGCCCTGCTGATCACCGATGTCGTCGTGGTCGGTGCCGCAATGGCCTGTGCTCAAATGGTGCGCCTGGGGCGCCCAGTTACCGATTTCGATCCACTCACCAAGTACTTCGGCCTCTTGTCGGTGATCTTCGGCTTGATCTGGCTGGGTTTGCTGACGGCCTACCGCAGCCGGTCGCCGCGGATCGTCGGAGCCGGCATCGAGGAATACCGCCGGGTGCTCTCGGCGACGCTGGCGACGATCGGTGTCGTCGCCGTCACCCTCATGATCTTCCGGCCCGAGTACGCCCGCGGCTATCTGGCGCTGGCTTTCCCGTTGGGCCTGGTGTTCCTGGTCCTCGGCCGCGCCGCGTGCCGACGGGTCCTCGGCTGGTACCGCAAGCGTGGTCAGTGCGTCAACTCCGTGGTCGCGGTCGGTAACGCGGCCGCGGTGCGCAGCCTGGTGCAGTCCCTGGACCGCGCGTGGGGTTACGGATACTCGGTGGTCGGGGTCTGCCTGACCGGCCGCGTCGGCGGCGGCACCCTCGACGTGCCGGGCGTCGGCCCGCTCCCGATCCTGGGCGACGAGCACCAGGTGGAAGAGGCGATCGTCAAGGCCAATGCGGACACCGTGGCGCTGACCACCACCGAGCACCTCGGCCCGGAGGGAGTCCGCGAATTGTCCTGGGATCTCGACCGGCTCGGCGTAGACCTGGTGGTCTCGCCCGGCATGGTCGATGTCGCGGGCCCGCGGCTGACCATGCGCCCGGTGGCCGGGCTGAACCTGATCCACGTCGAGAAGCCGCAGTACAGCGGCACCACCAAGGTGCAGAAGCGCGCCTTCGACATCTTCGTGTCGCTGGCTGTGTTGACTGCCGCGTTCCCGCTGCTGCTGGTCAGCGCCATCGCCATCAAGCTCACCAGCCGTGGGCCGGTGTTCTACCTGTCCGAGCGCATCGGCCTGGACGGTAAGCCGTTCCAGATGATCAAGCTGCGCACGATGGTCGAGAACGCCGACAAGATGGTTGCCGGTCTCGCCGATATGAACGAGATGGACGGCGGCGTGCTGTTCAAGATCCGCCGTGACCCCCGGGTCACCGCGGTGGGCCGCATCCTGCGCCGCTACAGCATCGACGAGCTGCCGCAGTTCATCAACGTGCTGCGCAAGGATATGAGCGTGGTCGGACCGCGGCCGCCGCTGCCGTGTGAAGCCGATGCCTACACCGATCAGGTTCGGCGGCGGCTGCTGGTGCTGCCGGGCATCACCGGCCTCTGGCAGGTCAGTGGCCGCGCCGATCTGTCCTGGGACGATTCGGTGCGCCTCGACCTGTCCTACGTCGAGAACTGGTCCATCAGCGGTGACCTGCTGATCGCTATCAAGACCGTGCGTACCGTGCTGGGTGGCACCGGCGCCTACTGA
- a CDS encoding lipase family protein codes for MRRYLLPAGIVLSVLILIAAVVLVVSPSARQTVGLSGEPPAAVSPQPIEGADLSGSGPGSLVSAMTMPEFSRSPQGSGLNSARVVYRSTNGDSGEPTVVSGAVFTPGGAAPAGGWPVVAFGHGTLGIDEPCGPSLSATLLGLTDWVVKLTELGFAVAMADFQGLGSPGIHPYLDSKTAGLNMIDSVRALRHTFPGISDSWAALGGSQGGGAVWAAGEQAGTYSPELLPRGVLALAPVADVAGLVDKSVEGTLTKEQVAALVLVVESLARLHPEINRDDYRHGTAAENWDVLIACSGDAVHTREGVIDRLVSGDLSPVTPEAADRLRGYLSRWALPQQRPAAPMSVVYGGEDEYIDPRWTTDALARACALGGTVVWDFQPDKGHGDLEVANQLGWLAERLQGLPVAPATGDAAANACG; via the coding sequence ATGCGCCGTTACCTGCTGCCGGCCGGCATCGTGCTGTCCGTCCTGATCCTCATTGCGGCGGTGGTGCTGGTGGTGTCCCCGTCGGCGCGCCAGACGGTCGGGCTCTCCGGTGAGCCGCCGGCCGCGGTCTCCCCCCAGCCGATCGAGGGTGCCGACCTGTCGGGCAGCGGTCCCGGATCGCTGGTCAGTGCCATGACGATGCCGGAGTTCAGTCGCAGCCCGCAGGGGTCGGGGCTGAATTCCGCCCGGGTCGTGTACCGCTCGACCAATGGCGACAGCGGCGAGCCGACGGTGGTGTCCGGGGCGGTGTTCACCCCCGGCGGTGCCGCACCCGCGGGCGGCTGGCCGGTGGTCGCCTTCGGGCACGGCACCCTTGGCATCGACGAACCGTGCGGGCCGTCGTTGTCGGCGACGCTGCTCGGTCTGACCGATTGGGTGGTCAAGCTCACCGAACTGGGTTTCGCGGTGGCGATGGCCGACTTCCAGGGGCTCGGATCCCCGGGTATCCACCCCTATCTGGATTCGAAGACGGCCGGGCTCAACATGATCGACTCGGTACGGGCACTTCGGCATACCTTTCCCGGCATCTCGGACAGCTGGGCGGCCCTCGGCGGCTCGCAGGGCGGTGGCGCGGTTTGGGCGGCGGGGGAGCAGGCCGGGACGTACTCCCCGGAACTGCTGCCGCGCGGGGTGTTGGCGCTGGCGCCGGTCGCCGATGTCGCCGGTCTGGTGGACAAGTCCGTCGAGGGCACATTGACCAAGGAACAGGTCGCCGCACTGGTGCTCGTCGTGGAATCGCTGGCCCGGCTGCATCCCGAGATCAACCGGGACGACTACCGGCATGGCACGGCCGCCGAGAACTGGGACGTCCTGATCGCCTGTTCCGGGGATGCGGTGCACACCCGCGAGGGTGTGATCGACCGCCTCGTATCCGGTGACCTGTCACCGGTCACTCCGGAGGCCGCCGATCGGTTGCGGGGCTATCTGAGCCGGTGGGCGTTGCCCCAGCAGCGGCCGGCCGCCCCGATGTCGGTGGTGTACGGCGGCGAGGACGAGTACATCGACCCGCGCTGGACGACGGACGCGTTGGCGCGCGCCTGCGCGCTGGGCGGCACCGTGGTGTGGGATTTCCAGCCGGACAAGGGGCACGGCGACCTTGAGGTGGCGAATCAACTCGGCTGGCTGGCCGAGCGGCTGCAGGGCCTGCCGGTGGCGCCTGCGACGGGGGATGCCGCGGCCAACGCGTGCGGGTAG
- a CDS encoding acyltransferase family protein encodes MTDTNAARGNAGAPAEAQSEAQPEPVIESQVLASSPTHTRIIGLDGIRGLGCLAVVMGHVALSYSPVTHDKAFLGVLGLALILFFVLSGFLLFLPYIRRLTKDRAKAVMPDTKQYALHRFFRVFPGYLTIFLICNFVLQVAYVQNSAIQPHGTDAGTGMITDPWELLANLTLTQTYIPEYVQTGISPSWSLTLEIAFYAMLPLLGLLLFALRKRTDVKPLVLACLAPAILLAVGVIGRLFAPLVFSASGADTVLMQNWGPTWAAVFMRSFITNADLFAYGMFAAILFVAIEQGVISAPAARRIHLLCFPLLAVSFVAALVLAVKGTVFATAGIGFVSAVFIAIVVLPLARGKDSPIARFLDLKPFHFVGVISLSVYLWHYPVLLLLGRYDLAAGDSWSGMFRNVAVVAVVTILLSTITYYAVERPGLGLVKRFRKS; translated from the coding sequence ATGACAGACACGAACGCGGCGCGCGGAAACGCGGGGGCCCCCGCCGAAGCGCAGTCCGAGGCGCAACCGGAGCCGGTCATCGAATCCCAGGTGCTGGCCAGTTCGCCGACGCACACCAGGATCATCGGTCTCGACGGCATCCGCGGGCTGGGCTGCCTGGCCGTGGTGATGGGTCACGTCGCGCTGAGTTATTCGCCGGTCACCCACGACAAGGCATTCCTCGGTGTGCTGGGCCTGGCGCTGATCCTGTTCTTCGTGCTCAGCGGCTTCCTGTTGTTCCTGCCCTATATCCGGCGACTGACCAAGGACCGCGCCAAAGCCGTCATGCCGGACACCAAGCAGTACGCCCTGCACCGGTTCTTCCGGGTGTTCCCCGGCTACCTGACCATCTTCTTGATCTGCAATTTCGTGCTGCAGGTGGCCTATGTGCAGAACTCGGCGATCCAGCCGCACGGCACCGACGCCGGCACCGGGATGATCACCGACCCCTGGGAACTGCTGGCCAACCTCACGCTCACCCAGACCTACATTCCCGAGTACGTGCAGACCGGTATCAGCCCGTCCTGGTCGCTGACGCTGGAGATCGCGTTCTACGCGATGTTGCCGCTGCTGGGCCTGCTGCTGTTCGCGTTGCGTAAGCGCACCGACGTCAAGCCGTTGGTGCTGGCCTGCCTCGCTCCGGCGATTCTGCTGGCGGTCGGGGTCATCGGCCGGCTGTTCGCGCCGCTGGTGTTCTCGGCATCCGGCGCGGACACGGTGCTGATGCAGAACTGGGGTCCCACCTGGGCGGCGGTGTTCATGCGCAGCTTCATCACCAACGCCGACCTGTTCGCCTACGGGATGTTCGCCGCGATCCTGTTCGTCGCGATCGAACAGGGCGTCATCTCCGCCCCGGCGGCCCGGCGCATCCATCTGCTGTGTTTCCCGCTGCTGGCGGTATCCTTCGTCGCCGCGCTGGTGCTCGCGGTGAAGGGCACCGTATTCGCCACCGCCGGAATCGGTTTCGTCTCCGCCGTGTTCATCGCCATCGTCGTCCTGCCGCTGGCCCGCGGCAAGGACTCCCCGATCGCGCGGTTCCTCGACCTCAAACCCTTCCATTTCGTCGGCGTGATCTCACTGTCGGTGTACCTGTGGCACTACCCGGTGCTGTTGCTGCTCGGCCGCTACGACCTGGCCGCCGGCGACTCGTGGAGCGGGATGTTCCGTAATGTTGCGGTGGTGGCCGTCGTGACGATCCTGCTGTCCACCATCACCTACTACGCCGTGGAGCGTCCGGGTCTGGGCCTGGTCAAGCGGTTCCGGAAGAGTTGA
- a CDS encoding lipase family protein — protein sequence MAQGVRATTTRKALAGAVLASALVLAGCAQPDPGPTAAVNSELQLPADYSATGPGALVSATRLPTIDRRLLRVTSVAAHITYNSTSGVDGSAQVVSGSVFAPSGTPPEGGWPVIVFGHGTTGVLSDCAPSLSPNLLGAADAVRALVTLGYVMVVPDYQGLGTIDSYHPYLDATTAGYNMIDAASAARKLVPESSERWVAFGVSQGGQASWAANELIAGYGAQDTRLIGSVSVSPAADITGLADMAAEGTLSPQQRIAMVLILSSLKNAHPDLDLDDYRRGLVQEKWDLLAGCSTDATEDRLSVAEQVPPEDLRPSTPEALDVLRGYLNQMSGLPRAPASAPMFVVHGDADDVVPVVWTTEAVRRACDMGDTVASFIAGGRGHGDFDPIVSLDWIMKRFDDAPADSTCGVEGGPSILKTT from the coding sequence ATGGCACAGGGAGTCCGGGCGACGACGACACGCAAGGCGCTGGCGGGTGCGGTGCTGGCATCGGCGTTGGTGCTCGCCGGCTGCGCGCAGCCCGATCCCGGTCCGACGGCGGCGGTGAACTCCGAACTCCAGTTGCCCGCCGACTATTCGGCGACCGGTCCCGGGGCGCTCGTCAGCGCCACCCGGTTGCCGACCATCGACCGCCGGCTACTGCGGGTCACCTCCGTCGCCGCCCACATCACCTACAACTCGACCTCCGGGGTCGACGGGAGCGCGCAGGTGGTGTCCGGCAGCGTGTTCGCTCCGTCCGGGACACCGCCGGAGGGCGGCTGGCCCGTCATCGTGTTCGGGCACGGCACCACCGGCGTCTTGTCGGATTGCGCGCCGTCACTGTCGCCGAACCTGCTGGGCGCCGCGGACGCGGTGCGCGCGCTGGTGACCCTCGGCTACGTCATGGTGGTGCCCGACTACCAGGGGCTGGGAACCATCGACAGCTACCACCCGTATCTGGACGCCACCACCGCCGGTTACAACATGATCGACGCGGCCAGTGCGGCCCGCAAGCTGGTGCCGGAGTCCTCGGAGCGCTGGGTCGCGTTCGGGGTGTCCCAGGGCGGCCAGGCGTCATGGGCGGCGAACGAACTGATCGCCGGATACGGCGCGCAGGACACCCGGCTGATCGGCTCGGTGAGCGTGTCGCCGGCCGCCGATATCACCGGCCTGGCCGATATGGCCGCGGAGGGGACGCTGTCCCCGCAGCAGCGGATCGCCATGGTGCTCATCCTGTCGTCGCTGAAGAACGCGCATCCCGACCTCGACCTCGACGATTACCGCCGCGGCCTGGTCCAGGAGAAGTGGGACCTGCTGGCGGGCTGCTCGACCGACGCCACCGAGGACCGGCTGTCGGTGGCCGAGCAGGTGCCGCCGGAGGACCTGCGCCCGTCGACCCCGGAAGCACTCGACGTCCTGCGCGGCTACCTCAACCAGATGAGCGGTCTGCCCCGGGCCCCGGCCAGCGCGCCGATGTTCGTGGTGCACGGCGACGCCGACGACGTGGTGCCGGTGGTCTGGACGACCGAAGCGGTGCGAAGAGCCTGCGATATGGGCGACACCGTGGCATCGTTCATCGCTGGCGGCCGGGGACACGGTGATTTCGACCCCATCGTGTCGCTGGACTGGATCATGAAACGGTTCGACGACGCGCCGGCCGACAGCACCTGTGGGGTCGAAGGCGGGCCGTCGATCCTGAAGACCACCTGA